A DNA window from Mucilaginibacter xinganensis contains the following coding sequences:
- a CDS encoding NUDIX domain-containing protein → MQYPEDNPWQITADKPVYDNPWIKVTEYDVINPSGNVGIYGKVHFKNVAIGILPLDEEGNTYLVGQFRFTLGQYSWEMPEGGGPKGSDPLDSAKRELLEETGLKAGKWTELQRLHLSNSVSDEFGIIYLAQNLEQFDADPEDTEQLVVKKVPFSEVYQMVCNGTITDSLTVAAVLKVQLLIAEGGL, encoded by the coding sequence ATGCAATACCCCGAAGATAACCCCTGGCAAATAACTGCCGATAAACCTGTTTATGATAATCCGTGGATAAAGGTAACCGAATACGACGTTATCAACCCTTCGGGTAATGTAGGTATTTACGGTAAGGTACATTTTAAAAATGTTGCCATTGGTATATTACCGCTGGATGAAGAAGGTAATACTTATCTTGTTGGACAATTTCGTTTTACATTAGGTCAATATAGCTGGGAAATGCCCGAAGGCGGTGGCCCTAAAGGTTCTGACCCTTTAGATTCAGCAAAACGGGAATTGCTGGAAGAAACAGGGCTTAAAGCAGGAAAATGGACTGAGCTTCAGCGGCTGCATTTATCAAATTCAGTAAGCGATGAATTTGGCATTATTTATCTTGCCCAAAATCTGGAACAGTTTGATGCAGACCCGGAAGATACCGAACAACTTGTTGTCAAGAAGGTACCTTTCAGCGAAGTATATCAAATGGTATGTAATGGCACCATAACGGATTCACTTACCGTAGCAGCAGTTTTAAAAGTGCAGCTGCTGATAGCGGAAGGCGGCTTATAA
- a CDS encoding glutamine amidotransferase-related protein: protein MIQAQKPEIKVAILDLYDGIANEGMRGFREILDRYKVKNELNLSYEVFDVRKKVEMPSTNFDIYISSGGPGSPIDSEGTEWEKKYFQLLDKLEDHNLSNTAQKKYGFFVCHSFQLLCRKYQLGDINMRKSPSFGVLPIHKTGAALDELVFENLADPFYSVDSRLWQVINPDEKRFIELGMQLQAIEKERPYVDLPRAMMAIRFSEYFFSTQFHPEADAKGVKSLLLKEEKKNEVVSEHGIDKYNEMLERLEDPDKITHTQNTMIPNFLDQAILSLQEA, encoded by the coding sequence ATGATACAAGCACAAAAACCGGAAATTAAAGTTGCCATTCTTGACCTGTATGACGGGATAGCTAATGAGGGCATGCGAGGTTTCCGAGAGATATTAGACAGATACAAGGTAAAAAACGAGCTTAACCTCAGCTACGAGGTATTTGACGTTCGCAAGAAAGTAGAAATGCCATCAACAAATTTTGACATTTATATTTCAAGCGGCGGCCCGGGCAGCCCGATAGACAGCGAAGGCACCGAATGGGAGAAGAAATACTTTCAATTACTTGATAAATTGGAAGATCATAACCTTTCAAACACCGCTCAAAAAAAATACGGATTCTTTGTTTGCCATTCATTTCAGCTCTTGTGCCGCAAGTACCAGCTGGGCGACATTAATATGCGGAAATCTCCGTCATTTGGTGTGCTGCCCATTCATAAAACCGGGGCGGCCTTGGATGAGCTGGTTTTTGAAAATCTGGCCGATCCCTTTTACTCGGTGGATTCCAGGCTTTGGCAGGTGATTAACCCGGATGAAAAACGTTTTATAGAACTGGGTATGCAACTGCAGGCTATAGAAAAGGAAAGGCCCTATGTTGACCTGCCAAGGGCCATGATGGCGATCCGCTTTAGCGAATACTTTTTTTCAACACAGTTTCACCCCGAAGCAGATGCCAAAGGTGTAAAATCATTATTGCTGAAAGAAGAAAAGAAGAATGAGGTGGTGAGTGAGCACGGCATTGATAAGTATAATGAAATGTTGGAGCGGCTGGAAGATCCGGACAAAATAACACATACACAAAACACGATGATCCCGAATTTTTTAGACCAGGCCATACTGAGTTTACAGGAGGCATAA
- a CDS encoding FeoB-associated Cys-rich membrane protein → MNIQIVIIAILFAAAVFYVGRLIYKNLFTKKSCGGNCKCGVDFSAIEPGKSGK, encoded by the coding sequence ATGAATATCCAGATAGTAATAATAGCGATACTATTTGCAGCGGCAGTTTTTTACGTTGGCAGACTTATTTATAAAAACCTGTTCACTAAAAAGAGCTGTGGCGGCAACTGCAAATGCGGTGTCGATTTTTCGGCTATTGAGCCAGGCAAATCAGGCAAATAA
- a CDS encoding sensor histidine kinase, translating into MKSRWQVFWHLFFWVIMISFLIFVAQLDQKISMKEILVVFILYSAINISLFYINYLILLPRFFHKKQYGIYIITVVILVILFGLGKYGVGLIFKPFILVHSKGHMISFVQYFLGTLFTSVFFLFLSTALKFAIDWFLNERIQRDLENQRLSAELSFLKSQINPHFLFNSLNSIYSLAYQRSATTPEAILKLSEIMRYMLYECNDNKVDLAKELQYLQNYIDLQKIRFSNKAYIDYKVEGVIGNQQIVPLLLIAFIENAFKHGVANDPLTPIRLLIDVDEEHLHFYIQNKKHHNNRDASGGIGLNNVKRRLNLLYPNKYNLDIKDETDTYTVELSLVL; encoded by the coding sequence ATGAAAAGCCGCTGGCAAGTTTTTTGGCACTTATTTTTTTGGGTGATCATGATCTCGTTTTTGATCTTTGTAGCCCAGCTTGACCAAAAGATCTCTATGAAGGAGATCCTGGTGGTATTTATATTGTATTCAGCAATTAATATCAGCCTGTTTTATATCAACTACCTTATACTTCTGCCCAGGTTTTTCCATAAAAAGCAGTACGGCATTTACATTATAACAGTTGTTATCCTTGTCATATTATTCGGGCTTGGAAAATATGGAGTAGGGCTTATTTTCAAACCTTTCATATTAGTGCATAGTAAGGGGCATATGATAAGCTTTGTTCAGTATTTTTTAGGAACATTGTTTACCAGCGTTTTCTTCTTATTCCTCAGTACCGCATTAAAATTTGCGATCGACTGGTTTTTAAATGAGCGCATCCAGCGCGATCTGGAAAATCAGCGCCTCAGTGCTGAGCTGTCTTTCCTTAAATCGCAGATCAACCCTCACTTTTTATTTAATTCATTAAACAGTATTTATTCGCTGGCCTATCAACGGTCGGCAACCACACCGGAGGCTATTCTGAAGCTATCAGAAATTATGCGTTATATGCTTTACGAGTGTAATGACAATAAGGTTGACCTGGCTAAAGAACTTCAATACCTGCAAAACTATATCGACCTTCAAAAAATTCGTTTCAGCAACAAAGCTTATATTGATTATAAAGTTGAAGGCGTTATCGGGAACCAGCAAATAGTACCGTTGTTATTGATTGCGTTTATTGAAAATGCGTTTAAGCATGGGGTAGCAAATGATCCGTTAACCCCCATTCGCCTGCTGATTGATGTTGACGAGGAGCATTTGCATTTTTATATTCAAAATAAAAAACATCATAATAACCGCGATGCCTCAGGCGGAATTGGTTTGAATAATGTTAAACGACGGCTAAATTTGCTTTATCCAAATAAATATAATTTGGATATAAAAGACGAAACCGATACCTATACAGTTGAATTATCTTTAGTTTTATAA
- a CDS encoding lysophospholipid acyltransferase family protein, translating into MRKLFGYILSPLTVIGFFLALLIFHPLQWIAYRFFGYSAHKKVVDFLNLCLFSTFYLTGNRVVFINKQNLPIGRPIIFIANHQSLADIPPLIYYLRKYHAKFISKIELTKGIPSISYNLKYGGGANIDRNDSRQSIAEIVKLANRMKENKWSTVIFPEGTRSKNGMVKPFQVGGIATILKKCPEALLVPIAINNSWKLTQYGFYPLNTFTKATWEVLEPIEPAGKLPEDVVKEAENRIKEALGQNHLTS; encoded by the coding sequence ATGAGAAAGCTTTTCGGATATATTTTATCGCCGCTTACAGTTATCGGTTTTTTCCTGGCATTGCTTATTTTTCACCCTTTGCAATGGATCGCTTATCGCTTTTTTGGCTATTCAGCTCATAAAAAGGTGGTTGATTTTTTAAACCTATGCCTCTTTAGCACATTTTACTTAACAGGTAACAGGGTAGTATTTATAAATAAGCAAAACCTGCCAATTGGCCGGCCAATTATATTTATTGCCAACCACCAAAGCCTGGCCGATATTCCCCCACTTATTTATTACCTCCGGAAATACCATGCTAAATTCATCTCAAAAATTGAACTGACAAAGGGCATTCCGTCCATTTCCTATAATTTAAAATACGGCGGCGGTGCAAACATTGATCGTAATGATTCGCGCCAATCCATTGCTGAAATAGTTAAACTGGCTAACCGGATGAAAGAGAATAAATGGTCAACCGTTATTTTTCCTGAAGGTACGCGTTCAAAAAACGGAATGGTGAAGCCGTTCCAGGTGGGCGGCATAGCAACGATCCTTAAAAAATGCCCCGAAGCATTGTTAGTTCCCATAGCAATTAACAATTCATGGAAATTAACGCAGTATGGCTTTTATCCGCTAAATACCTTTACGAAAGCAACGTGGGAGGTACTTGAACCGATAGAACCGGCAGGTAAGCTTCCTGAAGATGTGGTTAAAGAAGCGGAGAATAGGATAAAGGAAGCGCTCGGCCAGAATCACCTAACCTCCTAA
- a CDS encoding alpha/beta hydrolase, producing the protein MYASWHEMEITIIENNITIKSDVLKRDVACTLLIPEDNDITEPLNLLLLNDGQEAESLQLRDALEDLMSTNRIKPVLVVAIHAGIDRLQEYGTAGRPDFKKRGAKAALYTEFIKTELLPAIAKLTGIEKFNSTAYAGFSLGGLSALDIAWNNPELFDKAGVFSGSFWWRSKDITKGYTESDRIMHSIIRDTIIKPNLKIWLQTGTKDETSDRNKNGIIDSIDDTVDLIKELEYKGFNRPADVQYLEMVGGSHNTDTWAKAMPKFLIWAFGR; encoded by the coding sequence ATGTACGCGAGCTGGCACGAGATGGAGATAACTATCATTGAAAATAATATAACTATAAAATCTGATGTGCTGAAGCGCGATGTGGCATGTACACTGCTGATTCCGGAGGATAATGATATAACGGAACCCCTTAACCTACTGTTACTGAACGACGGACAGGAGGCTGAGAGCCTTCAGCTGAGAGATGCCCTTGAAGATTTAATGAGCACCAACAGGATAAAACCCGTTTTGGTAGTGGCTATCCACGCGGGTATTGATCGGTTGCAGGAATACGGTACAGCCGGCAGACCCGATTTTAAAAAACGCGGCGCCAAAGCAGCTTTATATACCGAATTTATTAAAACAGAGTTGCTGCCTGCTATTGCAAAATTAACAGGTATCGAAAAATTCAATTCAACTGCTTATGCAGGTTTTTCTTTAGGGGGATTGTCTGCCCTTGATATTGCCTGGAACAATCCCGAACTGTTCGATAAAGCGGGAGTTTTTTCCGGTTCATTTTGGTGGAGAAGTAAGGATATTACCAAAGGTTACACCGAAAGTGATCGTATTATGCACAGCATCATCAGGGATACTATTATAAAGCCCAACTTAAAGATCTGGCTGCAAACTGGCACCAAAGATGAAACCAGCGACCGCAATAAAAATGGCATTATCGACTCAATTGACGATACCGTTGACCTGATAAAAGAACTGGAATATAAGGGGTTTAACCGCCCGGCAGATGTTCAGTATCTGGAAATGGTTGGTGGCAGCCACAACACTGATACCTGGGCCAAAGCCATGCCTAAATTTTTAATCTGGGCGTTTGGAAGATAA
- a CDS encoding esterase family protein — translation MIEKYHRWYSPNLNTELEMLVFGDRGYPVILFPTSQGKYYQNKDEGLIESVRWFIDEGLVKIYCPDSLDWLTWYNKGVHPAERAKNYAWYDKMLYDELAPWAMYETGVNKVATAGCSFGGYHAANFALKHPEKVGNLFSMSGAFDMRQFTGGYYDDNVFYNNPVDFLPGSNRAELWHMNIILGTADNDICKGDNEWLSNIMSQKHINHWLDVRPNASHDWPVWKEMFPHYLSTIR, via the coding sequence TTGATAGAAAAATATCACCGCTGGTATTCGCCAAACTTAAACACCGAACTTGAAATGCTGGTATTTGGCGACCGCGGCTATCCTGTTATCCTGTTCCCGACGTCGCAGGGAAAATATTATCAAAACAAAGACGAGGGGTTGATTGAAAGCGTGCGCTGGTTTATTGATGAGGGCCTTGTAAAAATATACTGCCCCGATAGTTTGGACTGGCTTACCTGGTACAACAAAGGGGTGCATCCGGCAGAAAGGGCAAAAAATTATGCATGGTACGATAAAATGCTTTATGATGAACTAGCCCCCTGGGCTATGTACGAAACCGGTGTAAATAAAGTAGCAACGGCTGGTTGCAGTTTCGGTGGATACCATGCCGCGAATTTCGCTTTAAAACATCCCGAAAAGGTAGGCAACCTGTTTAGTATGAGCGGCGCTTTTGATATGCGGCAGTTTACCGGTGGATACTATGACGACAATGTATTTTACAATAACCCGGTAGATTTTTTACCTGGAAGCAACCGTGCCGAACTTTGGCACATGAATATTATTTTAGGAACAGCCGATAATGACATTTGTAAAGGAGATAATGAATGGCTGTCAAACATTATGAGCCAAAAACATATTAACCATTGGTTGGATGTACGGCCAAATGCCAGTCATGACTGGCCGGTGTGGAAGGAAATGTTTCCGCATTATTTATCTACGATAAGATAA
- a CDS encoding ATP-grasp domain-containing protein — translation MKKIGILFGQERSFPQAFVDRINEKGEKNISAEFVRIDKVMQAEPLDYAVIVDRISQDVPFYRAMLKNAAICGAAVINNPFWWSADEKFFNNALAVKIGVPVPKTVILPSKELPDDTTDQSFRNLAYPLDWEGIFKYVGFPAYMKPFDGGGWKEVYQINNLDELWDNYNKTKQYVMMLQEEIIFEDYFRCYCIGGKHVRIMQYEPRNPHHLRYEHGKAPAAKKLLDTVKNYVIKLNKYLGYDFNTVEFAIRDGVPYAIDFCNPAPDAEVTSVGQDNFDWVVETAADYAIERAKKQKDDQDNLTWGEFVRTGAAKEHLLSSEKKVERKADKKEASAGTIDHDIAADKNVAKPKKAVKK, via the coding sequence ATGAAAAAAATAGGAATCTTATTCGGACAGGAACGATCATTTCCGCAGGCATTTGTTGACCGCATAAATGAAAAAGGCGAAAAAAATATAAGTGCTGAATTTGTACGCATTGATAAGGTAATGCAGGCCGAACCATTAGATTATGCAGTAATTGTTGACCGCATTTCGCAGGACGTGCCTTTTTACCGGGCCATGCTAAAAAATGCTGCTATTTGCGGCGCTGCCGTAATTAACAACCCGTTTTGGTGGAGCGCTGATGAAAAATTCTTTAACAACGCGCTTGCAGTTAAAATTGGCGTGCCGGTACCAAAAACTGTAATATTGCCATCCAAAGAACTGCCTGACGACACCACAGATCAATCATTTAGGAACCTGGCTTACCCGCTTGACTGGGAAGGCATCTTTAAATACGTAGGGTTCCCTGCTTATATGAAACCTTTTGACGGTGGCGGCTGGAAAGAAGTTTACCAGATTAACAACCTTGATGAGCTCTGGGATAACTATAATAAAACCAAACAGTATGTGATGATGCTGCAGGAGGAAATTATTTTTGAGGATTATTTTCGCTGTTATTGCATTGGAGGCAAACATGTACGCATTATGCAATATGAACCGCGTAACCCGCACCATTTAAGGTACGAGCATGGCAAGGCACCTGCAGCCAAAAAACTTTTGGATACCGTTAAAAACTATGTGATCAAACTCAACAAATACCTGGGGTATGATTTTAACACCGTTGAGTTTGCCATTCGTGATGGGGTGCCTTACGCTATTGACTTTTGTAACCCGGCACCGGACGCCGAAGTAACCAGCGTTGGGCAGGACAATTTTGACTGGGTAGTTGAAACCGCCGCCGACTACGCTATTGAACGCGCAAAAAAACAAAAAGACGACCAGGATAACCTAACCTGGGGCGAGTTTGTGAGAACCGGGGCAGCTAAAGAACACCTTTTATCATCAGAGAAGAAAGTAGAAAGAAAAGCGGATAAAAAAGAAGCAAGCGCCGGTACTATTGACCATGATATTGCGGCGGATAAAAATGTTGCAAAGCCTAAAAAGGCTGTAAAAAAGTAA
- a CDS encoding LytR/AlgR family response regulator transcription factor — protein MIRCLIVDDEPLALHILEDYISKIPFLQLVKATTNPIEALTLVQEKLVDLVFLDVQMPELTGIQFLRIANGKAKVILTTAYPQYALEGYELDVIDYLLKPIAFDRFFKSVQKAQGVLQPAAAPAQPDQATQQKQQDLLSDFIFVKTEHKIQKVYLNDILFIEGLKDYISIFTPAERIITLQNMKKMEDALPEKHFIRVHKSYIVSINKIDSIERSRIFIGDKVIPVGDTYREEFFKIVDGKNI, from the coding sequence ATGATCAGATGCCTTATTGTTGATGACGAGCCTTTGGCTTTGCATATACTGGAAGACTATATTTCAAAGATTCCATTTTTGCAATTGGTTAAGGCCACAACAAACCCTATTGAAGCACTCACTTTAGTACAGGAAAAACTGGTTGACCTGGTTTTTTTAGACGTGCAAATGCCTGAGCTTACAGGGATCCAGTTTTTACGTATAGCCAATGGTAAGGCAAAAGTTATTTTAACTACCGCCTACCCGCAATATGCACTTGAAGGTTATGAGCTGGATGTAATTGATTACCTGCTTAAACCAATAGCATTCGACCGCTTTTTTAAATCAGTTCAAAAAGCACAGGGCGTATTGCAGCCCGCAGCGGCACCGGCGCAGCCAGACCAGGCTACGCAGCAAAAACAACAGGATTTGCTAAGCGACTTCATATTTGTTAAAACCGAACATAAAATTCAGAAGGTTTATCTTAATGACATTCTTTTTATTGAAGGTTTGAAAGACTATATCTCTATTTTCACTCCTGCGGAACGGATTATTACGCTTCAAAATATGAAGAAAATGGAAGATGCGCTGCCTGAAAAACACTTTATAAGGGTGCATAAATCATACATCGTATCCATTAACAAGATAGACAGTATTGAGCGCAGCCGCATCTTTATAGGCGACAAGGTGATCCCGGTTGGGGATACTTACAGAGAAGAATTTTTTAAAATAGTTGACGGGAAGAATATCTAG
- a CDS encoding carboxylate-amine ligase, which yields MNEFTLGVEEEFMVIDPVSRELKSHEQKIVDSAQKIHEDQVKAEMHQAVVEVGTHICHNTDEARKEVGKLRGTVAQLAGDIGLRIGAAGTHPFSHWQHQLITDHPRYFEIVDEMQEAARSNLIFGLHVHVGIQSRNMAIHIANQVRYFLPHVYALSTNSPFWEGRNTGFKSFRTKVFDKFPRTGIPDYFSSIEEYDSYIKLLVKTNCIDNAKKIWWDIRVHPFFETIEFRICDCPMLIDETMTFVALFQALCAKLYKLRQQNMSFINYNRALINENKWRAARYGIDGKMIDFGKEMEVNTRSLILELLDFVDDVVDDLGCREDLQYVHKILEHGTGADRQLAVYQQNNNFVDVVDYITSQTLKGI from the coding sequence ATGAACGAATTTACCTTAGGTGTTGAAGAAGAATTCATGGTGATTGACCCTGTAAGCAGGGAGCTAAAATCGCACGAGCAAAAAATTGTCGATAGTGCCCAAAAGATCCATGAAGACCAGGTAAAGGCCGAAATGCACCAGGCTGTAGTGGAGGTGGGCACACACATTTGCCACAACACCGACGAGGCACGCAAGGAAGTTGGCAAGCTGCGCGGCACCGTTGCACAGCTTGCCGGTGACATTGGCTTACGCATAGGAGCAGCCGGCACACATCCGTTTTCGCATTGGCAGCACCAGCTGATCACGGATCACCCGAGGTATTTTGAAATTGTCGATGAGATGCAGGAGGCCGCGCGCTCGAACCTTATTTTCGGGTTACATGTGCATGTAGGCATCCAGTCGCGCAACATGGCTATTCATATCGCCAACCAGGTGCGGTACTTTTTGCCGCATGTGTATGCCTTGTCAACCAACTCACCTTTTTGGGAAGGGCGCAATACTGGTTTTAAATCGTTCCGCACCAAAGTATTTGATAAGTTTCCACGAACGGGAATTCCTGACTATTTCAGCAGTATTGAGGAATATGATAGCTATATTAAGCTGCTGGTAAAAACCAACTGCATTGATAATGCCAAGAAAATCTGGTGGGATATTCGCGTGCACCCATTTTTTGAAACCATTGAGTTCCGAATTTGCGATTGCCCGATGCTGATTGATGAAACAATGACCTTTGTGGCGCTTTTTCAGGCATTGTGTGCCAAATTGTATAAGCTGCGCCAGCAAAACATGTCGTTTATCAATTATAACCGGGCGCTTATTAATGAAAATAAATGGCGCGCAGCCCGTTACGGTATTGACGGCAAAATGATCGATTTTGGTAAAGAGATGGAAGTAAATACCCGAAGCTTAATACTGGAACTGCTGGATTTTGTGGACGATGTGGTAGATGATCTTGGCTGCCGCGAAGACCTTCAATATGTACACAAAATACTGGAGCACGGCACGGGTGCCGACAGGCAATTGGCCGTTTATCAGCAAAATAATAACTTTGTGGATGTGGTTGACTATATTACATCACAAACGTTAAAAGGAATTTAG